A single region of the Lotus japonicus ecotype B-129 chromosome 4, LjGifu_v1.2 genome encodes:
- the LOC130711358 gene encoding uncharacterized protein LOC130711358, whose protein sequence is MGTLIFQKAATFTLPSKIVKNLTEHADMASTWINWLELKKKNQIKNSRDLHVMCQHKSPNWDSSLISPHYPYIQFREKLESVIDSCPTRLFYMAGSSTRGGRGGKGRGKPRQDKVKRNPTATRTRNRGKNKGKGEAKGVVQEESTWEKGTFGGNEKGKVVVPENNDTQIRSSNDENVSTFHLWYRGKFVKTPNSARYVDGECLTLPGWDIDNISSIDVGNIVKSFGYIEGEFKLWYKHSRIGLLNGCRPFNNDKDVIQFLNDVKGHNEHTLLVQHLVPLVEKPRTDIGVNDAEAVLCEVIKEGSGAGEVIKEGERVGEAVKEGERAGEDVAEYIEGSVDTDGEDDSNVSLDDSDYDERWDWMAFVSNYEAEEGGIEDEDEDDQDEFQPSEFADFEYEDWSSDDLDTPPGSDEDAEDVQERIKYPKFKLGPDGSEVKFQLGQTFTNSKLFRTAVREYALKYRKNLIIYKSERTRVVVKCDGECTFYCRLSKYVGDNFWKIVSLVDTHSCCRSSKNRHARPKILTKKLLPTIRHTPKMKLKAIIGECQNRWGVVLNIYQAGRVRKEALKLIHGAEQEQYTHLRSYADELLRSNPNSTMIIKTEMGEDGPVFQRMYVCFATCKLAFARNCRPLIGLDGCFLKGVYGGQLLAAVGKDGNNQMFPIAFAVVETEMKDSWQWFMELLMEDLNTIRQREWTFISDQQKGLVPTLQGLVHNVDHRVCVKHVYGNWRKKIPR, encoded by the exons ATGGggaccctaatctttcaaaaagCTGCgacgtttacccttccgtccaaaatcgtgaaaaacttgacggaacacgCTGACATGGCTTCCACGTGGATTAACTGGCtcgaattaaaaaaaaaaaaccaaataaaaaactcaCGTGACTTGCACGTGATGTGCCAACATAAATCCCCAAATTGGGATTCAAGCCTAATCTCACCCCATTATCCTTATATCCAATTTAGAGAGAAGCTTGAATCAGTGATTGATTCTTGCCCGACGCGATTATTCTACATGGCAGGGTCCTCAACGCGTGGTGGTCGAGGAGGCAAAGGAAGAGGAAAACCGAGGCAGGACAAGGTGAAACGGAACCCGACAGCGACAAGGACAAGGAATCGTGGAAAAAACAAAGGGAAAGGGGAAGCGAAAGGTGTGGTCCAGGAAGAAAGCACATGGGAGAAGGGCACATTTGGTGGGAACGAGAAAGGGAAAGTTGTGGTCCCTGAAAATAATGACACTCAGATAag GTCCAGTAATGATGAGAATGTATCGACTTTTCATCTTTGGTATAGGGGAAAGTTTGTTAAAACTCCTAATTCAGCTAGGTACGTTGATGGAGAATGTCTAACATTACCTGGGTGGGATATAGACAATATCAGCTCAATTGATGTGGGTAATATTGTGAAGAGTTTTGGGTATATTGAGGGTGAATTTAAGCTGTGGTATAAACACTCTCGAATAGGTCTGTTAAATGGATGTAGACCATTCAATAATGACAAGGATGTAATCCAATTCCTTAATGATGTGAAGGGACATAATGAACACACTTTGTTAGTTCAACATTTAGTACCTTTAGTGGAGAAACCAAGGACTGATATTGGGGTTAATGATGCTGAGGCAGTGTTGTGTGAGGTAATTAAAGAGGGAAGTGGGGCTGGTGAGGTAATAAAAGAGGGTGAAAGGGTTGGTGAAGCTGTTAAAGAGGGTGAAAGGGCTGGTGAGGATGTGGCTGAGTATATTGAGGGAAGTGTTGATACAGATGGAGAAGATGACAGTAATGTGTCATTAGATGACAGTGATTATGATGAGAGGTGGGATTGGATGGCATTTGTGTCCAACTATGAAGCCGAGGAGGGTGGcatagaagatgaagatgaagatgaccAAGATGAATTTCAACCTAGTGAATTTGCTGATTTTGAGTATGAAGATTGGAGTTCAGATGACTTGGATACACCCCCTGGTAGTGATGAGGATGCTGAAGATGTACAAGAAAGAATTAAGTACCCCAAGTTTAAATTGGGACCCGATGGTTCAGAAGTGAAGTTTCAGCTTGGGCAG ACTTTCACAAATTCAAAGCTTTTTAGGACAGCAGTTAGAGAGTATGCTCTCAAATATAGGAAGAATCTGATAATTTACAAAAGTGAGAGGACAAGGGTTGTTGTTAAGTGTGACGGGGAGTGTACATTTTACTGTAGGTTGTCTAAGTATGTGGGTGACAATTTTTGGAAGATTGTGTCCTTAGTAGATACACATTCTTGTTGCAGAAGCTCAAAAAATAGACATGCACGACCAAAGATATTAACCAAAAAATTACTCCCAACCATAAGGCATACCCCTAAAATGAAGTTGAAGGCTATTATTGGTGAGTGTCAGAATAGGTGGGGTGTTGTTTTGAATATATATCAGGCTGGCAGGGTTAGGAAAGAAGCTCTTAAATTGATTCATGGGGCTGAACAAGAGCAATATACCCATCTAAGAAGCTATGCAGATGAGTTGCTTAGGAGTAATCCCAACAGTACAATGATCATCAAGACTGAAATGGGAGAAGATGGCCCAGTTTTCCAGAGGATGTATGTTTGTTTTGCAACATGTAAGCTGGCTTTTGCAAGAAATTGCAGACCACTCATAGGCCTAGATGGGTGTTTTCTGAAGGGGGTTTATGGTGGTCAGTTGCTTGCTGCAGTTGGCAAAGATGGGAACAATCAAATGTTCCCTATTGCATTTGCAGTAGTAGAGACAGAAATGAAGGATTCTTGGCAATGGTTCATGGAGCTGCTGATGGAGGACTTAAACACTATTAGGCAGAGGGAGTGGACTTTTATTTCAGACCAACAAAAG GGACTAGTTCCTACTCTTCAAGGTTTGGTCCATAATGTAGATCACAGAGTGTGTGTGAAACATGTTTATGGCAATTGGAGGAAAAAAATACCCAGGTGA